A genome region from Camelus ferus isolate YT-003-E chromosome 25, BCGSAC_Cfer_1.0, whole genome shotgun sequence includes the following:
- the LOC116659843 gene encoding uncharacterized protein LOC116659843 — MLKRVKTETLEYNSPGEEWEKKVVTCRKRDPRSGKKKRSALAFGRRNATPAQPPHEALASRNLAGSTTVEPEPKRVPWRLLLLLSVPGTRPRRRRSSRTAPLPGVPRSVLETNRPSSATTRLRSRTGVLSLEQSRNASSRTPLALGEPASPLPPRQWLGQSSRKCAGEVGGPVKWKHRRSGSGAPGRAAVDGGGGIREMAWEELGFTGRAIAIRLQLTKVKKLGNIHLA, encoded by the exons ATGCTGAAAAGAGTAAAGACAGAAACATTAGAG TACAACTCCCCTGGCGAGGAGTGGGAGAAAAAGGTGGTGACCTGCAGAAAGCGGGACCCCCGGAGTGGGAAAAAGAAGCGAAGCGCGCTTGCCTTTGGCCGCCGCAACGCTACGCCAGCCCAGCCGCCCCACGAGGCCCTCGCCTCCCGGAACCTGGCGGGATCTACCACCGTAGAACCAGAGCCAAAG AGAGTACCGTggcgtctcctcctcctcctctcggTACCTGGCACCCGCCCCCGGCGGCGGCGCAGCTCCCGTACGGCGCCACTTCCGGGTGTGCCCCGCTCGGTGCTCGAAACAAACCGTCCGTCCTCCGCCACCACTCGACTCCGCAGCAGGACCGGAGTTCTCAGCCTGGAGCAGTCTCGCAATGCGTCTTCTAGGACACCTCTTGCGCTCGGCGAGCCCGCGTCTCCGCTCCCACCCCGCCAGTGGTTAGGACAAAGCTCTAGGAAGTGCGCGGGGGAGGTGGGCGGACCCGTAAAGTGGAAACACCGGAGATCCGGAAGTGGCGCTCCGGGTAGAGCGGCTGTGGATGGTGGAGGTGGAATCCGG gaaatggCCTGGGAAGAACTTGGGTTCACTGGCAGAGCAATAGCAATAAGGCTGCAG CTAACCAAAGTCAAGAAACTCGGAAACATACACTTGGCATAA